A genomic segment from Tessaracoccus defluvii encodes:
- a CDS encoding RNB domain-containing ribonuclease yields MPSPKVAAPDVPVELREGLERLRDRLDLPRSFPPPVLEDAEAAAGLAADGHVDRTDIEFVTIDPASSMDLDQAVQIERDGDGYLVWYAISDVAHFVRPGTALEAETHDRGLTRYAPGARIPLHPSVLSEGAASLLADGRPRPAMMWEIRLGPDGKTRDVALTRALVRSYAKLSYDEVQADVEAGTLHPSIALLPEVGGLRQQVEIDRGGVSLNLPDQEIVERDGTWELEFRRLVPVETWNAEISLLTGFAAADTMLRGRIGILRTLPPAEEWALGRLRRQARGLGVDWPRSMTYPEFVRSLSPEDPVQLAVLTKCTMLFRGAGYVAFDGELPEGNLEHNALAAPYAHTTAPLRRLVDRYVLEICHALLNDLPVPDWAREGLAALPDEMAEAGRSANAYERGVIDLTEALVLSSRVGETFTGVLTDVHPKSGVGTVQFRDPAVELRLKADAEDVGTEIRVRVDAVDVVEGKVTVTEID; encoded by the coding sequence ATGCCGAGCCCCAAGGTCGCGGCCCCCGACGTTCCGGTCGAGCTGCGCGAGGGGCTCGAGCGGCTCCGCGACCGGCTGGACCTGCCGCGCAGCTTCCCTCCGCCGGTCCTCGAGGACGCCGAGGCCGCCGCCGGGCTGGCTGCCGACGGTCACGTCGACCGCACCGACATCGAGTTCGTCACCATCGACCCCGCCAGCTCCATGGACCTGGACCAGGCCGTCCAGATCGAGCGCGACGGCGACGGGTACCTGGTCTGGTACGCCATCTCCGACGTGGCCCACTTCGTCCGCCCGGGGACGGCGCTGGAGGCGGAGACGCACGACCGTGGCCTCACCCGGTACGCCCCGGGAGCACGCATCCCGCTGCACCCGTCCGTCCTGAGCGAGGGCGCTGCGTCGCTACTCGCCGACGGTCGACCACGCCCCGCGATGATGTGGGAGATCCGGCTCGGTCCTGACGGGAAGACCCGCGACGTCGCGCTGACAAGGGCGCTCGTCCGCAGTTACGCCAAGCTCAGCTACGACGAGGTGCAGGCGGACGTGGAGGCCGGGACGCTGCATCCCAGCATCGCGTTGCTGCCTGAGGTCGGCGGGCTCAGGCAGCAGGTGGAGATCGACCGGGGTGGCGTCTCGCTGAACCTGCCGGATCAGGAGATCGTCGAGCGCGACGGGACCTGGGAGCTGGAGTTCCGTCGGCTGGTGCCGGTGGAGACCTGGAATGCCGAGATCTCGCTGCTCACCGGCTTCGCCGCCGCCGACACCATGCTCCGCGGGCGGATCGGCATCCTGAGGACGCTGCCCCCGGCGGAAGAGTGGGCGCTCGGCCGGCTGCGTCGCCAGGCGCGTGGGCTCGGGGTCGACTGGCCCAGGTCGATGACGTACCCGGAGTTCGTCCGGTCCCTGTCACCCGAGGACCCCGTCCAGCTCGCCGTCCTGACGAAGTGCACCATGCTGTTCCGCGGGGCCGGGTACGTGGCGTTCGACGGCGAACTGCCCGAGGGGAACCTGGAGCACAACGCGCTCGCGGCGCCCTATGCCCACACGACGGCGCCGCTGCGCCGACTGGTCGACCGCTATGTGCTGGAGATCTGCCACGCGCTGCTGAACGACCTGCCCGTCCCGGACTGGGCCCGCGAGGGTCTGGCCGCGCTGCCTGACGAGATGGCGGAGGCGGGCCGCAGCGCCAACGCGTACGAGCGTGGCGTCATCGACCTGACCGAGGCGCTGGTGCTGTCGTCGCGGGTGGGGGAGACCTTCACCGGGGTGCTGACTGACGTGCATCCCAAGTCCGGCGTCGGCACCGTCCAGTTCAGGGATCCCGCCGTCGAGCTGCGTCTGAAGGCGGATGCCGAAGATGTGGGCACCGAGATCAGGGTTCGGGTCGACGCGGTGGACGTGGTCGAGGGGAAGGTCACCGTCACGGAGATCGACTGA
- a CDS encoding DUF222 domain-containing protein has translation MDTVTVREVAESIRSADEWRRRAEVEVILGICRFAEGYSVDRDELVEALVERQIRLGGDGTPLVSEFVSLELAGLLRCSPTVAGNRIVEALDLKHRHPGLLAAVEAFESEPSWALRAARRCHQLSIELADRVTDRWLTRIRGLGWTAAFNLLERLIVSTDAELAAERERRARESRGVYVWGLDDGVMNLTGRLDATDARWFDDALSQVAAVLEAEHPGLTAEQRRAKAVGVLAHPALALALLQRAAQPLLPLDGKPGRLPWSRAPRVACPAISAAGSGCRWRSSGPAPGWSSICTATRSAASRVPPGSRGRARSRRRSWLSCSATCTSRCGR, from the coding sequence ATGGACACGGTGACGGTGCGCGAGGTGGCGGAGTCGATCCGCTCCGCCGATGAATGGCGCCGTCGGGCGGAGGTCGAGGTCATCCTCGGCATCTGCCGGTTCGCCGAGGGATACTCGGTGGACCGCGACGAGCTGGTGGAGGCGCTGGTCGAGCGGCAGATCCGGCTCGGCGGAGACGGCACGCCGCTCGTGTCGGAGTTCGTCAGCCTTGAGCTCGCCGGGCTGTTGCGCTGCAGCCCCACAGTGGCGGGCAATCGGATCGTCGAGGCGCTGGACCTGAAGCACCGCCATCCCGGGCTGCTCGCGGCCGTGGAGGCCTTCGAGAGCGAGCCCTCATGGGCGTTGCGTGCGGCGCGACGCTGCCACCAGCTGTCGATCGAGCTGGCCGATCGGGTGACCGACCGGTGGCTCACGCGGATCCGTGGCCTCGGCTGGACGGCCGCCTTCAACCTGCTGGAGCGGCTCATCGTCTCCACCGACGCTGAGCTGGCCGCGGAGCGGGAGCGCAGGGCGCGGGAGTCGCGCGGGGTCTACGTGTGGGGGCTCGACGACGGTGTGATGAACCTCACCGGTCGGCTGGACGCCACCGACGCCCGCTGGTTCGACGATGCGCTCAGCCAGGTCGCTGCCGTCCTCGAGGCCGAGCATCCGGGCCTGACCGCCGAGCAGCGGCGGGCCAAGGCCGTCGGCGTGCTGGCCCATCCCGCGCTCGCCCTGGCGCTGCTGCAGCGGGCCGCACAGCCTCTCCTTCCACTGGACGGGAAGCCCGGGCGGCTCCCGTGGAGCCGTGCGCCGAGGGTCGCGTGCCCGGCCATCTCTGCGGCAGGGTCGGGGTGCCGCTGGCGAAGCTCAGGCCCCGCGCCCGGCTGGTCGTCCATCTGCACTGCGACTCGGTCGGCAGCCTCCCGGGTACCGCCAGGATCGAGAGGGCGGGCGAGATCACGACGGCGCTCCTGGCTGAGCTGCTCGGCGACGTGCACGTCACGGTGCGGCCGGTGA
- a CDS encoding type I restriction endonuclease, which translates to MAIEDAIKEIAVKIVDHSAALTTEEATKTAVVLPFIARVLGYDVFDPTEVLPEFTADVGTKKGEKVDFAILRGGEVQMLIECKQIGAPLNINHASQLFRYFHVTNARIGILTNGQRWQFYTDLDKPNKMDERPFLTLDLRDIDPYALPELQKLTKSTFDLDSVLSAAEELKYVSGIKKTIDQLFAEPSEDFVRILAASVYDRPLTARMREFFTSVSANACRQWITDQVNVRLKTALQGQGVAVASVSSADDEGSTDTLGEAEDTARGTDIETTLDEMEGFNIVRAIAVSEVPVERIAARDTKSYFGILLDDNNRKPICRLHFNRQQKYLGLMDEAKVEQRIAIDKIADIYQHAEVIREAVRRYA; encoded by the coding sequence GTGGCCATCGAGGATGCCATCAAGGAGATCGCGGTCAAGATCGTCGATCACTCAGCGGCGCTCACCACGGAAGAGGCGACGAAAACAGCGGTTGTCCTGCCCTTCATCGCCCGTGTATTGGGCTATGACGTGTTCGACCCGACGGAGGTGCTCCCAGAGTTCACGGCCGACGTTGGCACCAAGAAGGGCGAAAAGGTCGACTTTGCCATCTTGCGCGGTGGCGAGGTCCAGATGCTCATCGAGTGCAAGCAGATCGGCGCTCCGCTGAACATCAACCATGCCTCGCAGCTGTTCCGGTACTTCCATGTGACCAACGCGCGGATCGGGATCCTCACGAACGGCCAGCGCTGGCAGTTCTACACCGACCTCGACAAGCCGAACAAGATGGACGAGCGTCCGTTCCTGACCCTTGACCTTCGCGATATCGATCCCTATGCGCTCCCCGAGTTGCAGAAGCTGACCAAGTCCACGTTCGACTTGGACTCGGTTCTGTCGGCGGCCGAGGAACTCAAGTACGTCTCTGGCATCAAGAAGACGATCGACCAGCTGTTTGCTGAGCCGTCGGAGGACTTCGTTCGGATTCTGGCGGCCAGCGTGTACGACCGGCCTCTGACTGCCCGCATGCGAGAGTTCTTCACGTCCGTGTCGGCTAATGCCTGTCGTCAGTGGATCACCGATCAGGTCAATGTTCGGCTGAAGACTGCCCTGCAAGGGCAAGGAGTCGCTGTTGCATCCGTCTCTAGCGCCGACGACGAGGGCTCCACCGACACGCTAGGGGAGGCGGAGGACACCGCTCGAGGCACCGACATCGAGACCACTCTGGACGAGATGGAGGGCTTCAACATCGTGAGGGCAATCGCCGTGAGTGAGGTACCGGTTGAACGTATCGCAGCTCGCGACACGAAGTCGTACTTCGGAATTCTACTCGATGACAACAACCGGAAGCCGATCTGCCGCCTGCACTTCAACCGTCAGCAGAAGTACTTGGGTCTGATGGACGAGGCCAAGGTCGAGCAGCGGATCGCGATCGACAAGATCGCTGACATCTACCAGCATGCTGAGGTCATTCGCGAGGCGGTTCGCCGCTACGCCTGA
- the rpsI gene encoding 30S ribosomal protein S9, protein MTDTVTDETVAEEITPFVDDQNREIAYRSDANPAAAAGADVRPAVVAPGSGTGRRKQAVARVRIVPGSGAWTINGRTLEEYFPNKVHQQHVSDPFTVAGVAGSYDVIARIDGGGISGQAGALRLGVARALNAVDAEASRPALKKAGMLTRDARVIERKKAGLKKARKAPQYSKR, encoded by the coding sequence ATGACCGACACCGTCACAGACGAAACCGTCGCCGAGGAGATCACTCCTTTCGTCGACGACCAGAACCGCGAGATCGCCTACCGTTCGGACGCGAACCCGGCCGCCGCTGCAGGCGCCGACGTGCGCCCGGCAGTTGTCGCCCCCGGTTCCGGGACCGGCCGCCGCAAGCAGGCCGTCGCCCGCGTCCGGATCGTTCCGGGCTCCGGCGCCTGGACCATCAACGGCCGCACCCTTGAGGAGTACTTCCCCAACAAGGTGCACCAGCAGCACGTTAGCGACCCGTTCACGGTCGCCGGTGTCGCCGGCTCGTACGACGTCATCGCCCGCATCGACGGTGGCGGCATCAGCGGCCAGGCCGGTGCGCTGCGTCTCGGCGTGGCCCGTGCCCTGAACGCCGTCGACGCCGAGGCCTCGCGCCCCGCGCTGAAGAAGGCTGGCATGCTCACCCGTGACGCCCGCGTCATCGAGCGCAAGAAGGCCGGTCTCAAGAAGGCCCGTAAGGCTCCGCAGTACAGCAAGCGCTGA
- a CDS encoding zinc ribbon domain-containing protein gives MLAEPAAQRTLLRLADLDAETRRVQHAAQTLPQHKSITSLMEARKGVGDELVASEIEVDDLTIAVRKAEDDLTPVKERLERNERRVADGSVGDSKVLRSLTEEVEHLKRRIGELEDAQLDLMGALEDATGHRDRIAAQKAEVETRLRDEVAARDEAVSRLRAESQDLHAARGPVAASVPADLLKLYERLLASTGIGAALLQAGRCGGCQLQLTLSDLDMFRKAPDNEVVRCTECERILVRTAESGL, from the coding sequence ATGCTCGCCGAACCCGCCGCGCAGCGCACGCTATTGAGGCTCGCCGATCTGGACGCGGAGACCCGTCGCGTGCAGCACGCCGCGCAGACTCTGCCGCAGCACAAGAGCATCACCTCGCTGATGGAGGCCCGTAAGGGCGTCGGGGACGAGTTGGTCGCCTCCGAGATCGAGGTCGACGACCTCACCATCGCTGTCCGCAAGGCCGAGGACGATCTCACTCCTGTGAAGGAACGGCTGGAGCGCAACGAGCGCCGGGTCGCGGACGGTTCCGTCGGTGATTCCAAGGTGCTGCGGTCGCTGACCGAGGAGGTCGAGCACCTCAAGCGCAGGATCGGGGAGCTGGAGGACGCCCAGCTGGACCTGATGGGGGCGTTGGAGGACGCGACCGGGCACCGTGACCGGATCGCCGCGCAGAAGGCCGAGGTCGAGACGCGCCTGCGCGACGAGGTGGCGGCCCGTGATGAGGCGGTCTCCCGGCTTCGTGCCGAGTCCCAGGATCTGCACGCCGCCCGCGGGCCCGTCGCGGCATCGGTCCCCGCCGACCTGTTGAAGCTCTACGAGCGGCTGCTGGCGTCCACCGGCATCGGTGCCGCTCTCCTCCAGGCCGGTCGCTGCGGCGGCTGCCAGCTCCAGCTGACGCTGTCGGATCTCGACATGTTCCGCAAGGCGCCTGACAACGAGGTCGTCCGCTGCACGGAGTGCGAGCGCATCCTCGTCCGGACGGCTGAGTCAGGCCTCTGA